In Clostridium thermosuccinogenes, the genomic stretch TTCCGGAGTCCTCACTTTTTCAGCCAGGAGAGAAGTATCTCCGATATCGAAAGGATACCTTTCCCTGAGGGAGGAAGGGGCATATTTCCCTCGAAGCCAGGCCGCAAAATCCTTTATAACATTATCATTCAGCACCGGCTTGTTTTGAACCCACGACAGCATGCCTATCTCATTATCCAGCTGCACTCCGATGATATTCCCGCCTTTGCCGTAAAGCCTTGGTGCGATAACAGACATGACTGCCGAATACCACTTGCGGGATTCCTCCAGAAATTCCGGTGAAAGGTAATCAACGGTTTTTGCCGTAGCTTTGCTGCCATCCCAGCTTATCGGAACTATATGAGGATGCTTCTCAAACACCCAATAAGGTATTCCTTCATTCTTCATCTCCGCCATTATGAAAGGCCCGGGGCGCACAAAGAAATACAGTCCGCTGTCCCTGCACATGTCTATGAAGGCTCCAAGATTCAGCTCTTTTCTGGAATGTCCGTCGAGATCTATGTCCCCTTCCCTCTCCTCGTGGCATATCCACGGCACATAAGAAGCCACGGCATTGCAGCCTGCAGCTTTCAGCTTTTCTATCCTGTCCTTCCACTCATCAAATTTCAGGCGGTAATAATGGATTTCTCCACACATTATGATGGTCGGTTTGCCATCGATTAAAATTTGCTTGTTCTCTATAGTTACCATGCTCATCCTTCCTTCATAAAGATTTATTTTCATTTCAGTATCTTCTCCATACCAACATCTTCTAATCACAGGCTCCGAGCTTTAAAAGTGAGTACCTTGCAAAGACAAAACAATTTCATTGCTTTAAGGTACTCCGATTTTTATGAAAATGCCATCCTAAACCATGAGCAAGCCTGATTTCTCAGTAACCTGGCACAATTCCATACCTTTTCTCACAAAGGAATTTTTCATGAATACATTCCAAATAAAGCCGCTGCGGTAATTTTCAATCATAAGCATGCTGATTCCCTTGTCAATTCCCACATAATCCCGGGCATACCATACAGGGCTTACGCTGGTATTTAAGGCATCCTTGAAGCCATATTTGCCCCAGAGCCGGGGATGATTCTCATACATGTATATCAATACCTCTTGGGCATGCTCCGGATCAAACACCATTGATCCCGCCGGACCACAAGGAGGCACTGTGCCATCATTTCCGTAATGTATGTTTCCGAAAAGCTTTTCCGTCTTGCGCGGAGGCGCTCCATAGATTCCGCTGTAACCTCCGGGACCATCACAGGCAGTAAGTCCCCACGCATTTTCACCATATGTCCTGAAAATGTCGCTGTTATCTATACAGTACTGGCGGTTTGCCAGGGTTGCATTGACAGAGTTCTGCCACCAATCGACGCCGAGGCTGTCCTGCTTGTTTCTCAAGTCAAAAAAAGCATGGGAAAACTGATACACAAAGAGTGATCCTGAAGTAGAATGTATGACTGGTCCGATTTCCCCGTAGTACCCCTCGGTGCGAGGATAGGCATAGAACATGCCGGGATCCGTCGGGTGCGTTGGCGATGCTGACCCGAGAAAGTACAGCATAAGCTGTTCCGCGTACTCATCCCAGTGTCCCCAGAAGCCTCCTTCCGGTTTATAACCCATATAAAACTGGTTGCATGAAGCATCAACATACCACTTCCAGTCAACCCTTCGGTATATAGCTTCAGCCTTTTCCTTTATCTTTCCGCCGAAATATTCGCCGGCCGAAATGGCACCGCATATTGCGATAGCCGTATCGATTATGGATACCTCACAATTCCATGCGCGCTTTCCCGTCTTCATATCGAGGAAGTGGTAGAAAAAGCCATTGCAATTCTCTGCACTGTTCAGCAAGGTATCCAGCGTCCCCGATACTCTGTTTTCAATCTCTCTATAAGCCCTGTATCCCCTTTCAGCCCCAATGCACAACGCTGCAAGCCCGAAACCTACCGCAGCGATGCTGGCAATACCCCGATGGGTCGGACATCGATCATGGATCAGGCCGTATCCTGCTCCCCTGTGGCTGTTATCCGCCTCATTCCAGAAATATTCAAAACAGCCTTTTACTTCTTTCTCCAATAATTGTCCGATTGATATCCTTCTTTTTAAAAACATGTTGTAAACATGACCTCATCTCTCCGGATTGTTTAATCCAATCTATATAAAAATTAGTTTGAATTCAGGCAATTGAAATGGATGATTGTGTTCCGAAAGGATTCAAAGCAATGACAATCAATACATCCATTATTAGCTGAATTCATTCATGAATCACATAAATTAACCAGTCATTCCGGCACATCCCAAGCATAAATTCCGAGCCTTAAAAGTGAGCCGGCTTGCTGAAATGCCAATTATACCATAATATATGGCAGGGTTCTTACTCCCCTGTAATGCCCGAACGATCTATGCTTTCCACCAGCTTTCCCTCAACCAAGGCATACAGCAGTAAAAGCGGAGCAATGCAAAGGAGCGTTCCGGCCATCCTCACACCTTCATTCAGCCTCATGAGGGGGTTTGTGGCATCAGTTACGGGAAACATCTTTGCGTAGTATTCCGTGAATTTCTCCAGAGCCAAAGGGAAGGTCCTTATGGACGTTTCAAAGTACAAGTCCGCCAAATATGTTTCGTTCCAGTGCCATACAAAGGAAAATATGAAAACCACTATAATGGCAGGAACAGCTGAAGGCAGGTTTATCCTGGAGAAAACTCTGAAAACCCCTGCTCCATCGATTTGAGCGGCCTCATCCAATGCCTTCGGTGACATTCTAAAGAACTGGAAAAATATCAGTATGAAAATAGCGCTCTTTATGCCCTGGCCCAATAAAGCAGGCACAAAAAACGGCATTATCGTCCTTAGCATGCCATAGGCCTTGAAAGTAAGGTACCTTGGCATGAATGTCACCTGATCCGGTATGATGAAGGTTGCAATCATAAGCAGGAATACTACGTTTTTAAACCGGAAATTAAATTTGGCAAAGCCATAGCCTATCAAAGCCGAAGATAATGTCTGGGCAGCTGCCACCATGAGCATATACCCTGACGATATGAGCAGCGTTTTAAATCCTCCCAAAACTGTCCAGGCTTTGATAAAATTGCTGACATATATTTTTGTAGGAATCCATTGCACCAGAGGGTTGATCAGGTCATAGGTGTCCTTTGTGCTCTCAGCTAACATCAAAAGGATAGGATATACAAATACAAAACCTATTCCAATGAGCAAAAGATGTTGAACAATTCTCCCCGGTATATCTCCATATTTCTTGATACTGTGCAATTTCCCCCTGGGGAGGATAATATCCCTCTTAACTTCAGGCATCATGAACTTTCCCACCTTCGATATAAATTACAAGTGTTATGTTTTTCGCATCATGGTATGTTCCGGACAAGCCGAAAACTGATATCCTTTTAGCAATAGCTCTTGCTTGGCAATAAACAAAGTAGAATTTATTTTCAATAGCGGCTTCTCCGCACATATTTTCTCTGTAAGGCGGTTCCGGTCTTTTTTCCTGCCACGGTTCTTTCTTCCCTACCAAATAACAAGTATACTACAATCACCGCCATCACGATAATCAGAAAATATATCCAGGAAGCTGCCGCCGAAAAGCCAAAGCCCTTCCTTATGTTGAACAAACCCTCTTTGATCACGGTTATTACGGGATTTAGGGAGGACATGGAAACATCCACGACAGTATAAACTCCATTGAGAAATATAAAAGGCTTCAGCATGGGCATCGTTATCTTCCATAATTGCTGCCAGCCGGATGCGCCATCCACCCTTGCAGCTTCATATATATTTTTATCTACCTTTTGCAGGCCGGATAAGAATATCAATATCTGAACTCCGCAAAACCACAGGATCAGTACGGCATTATCAAATATATATAAAACAGGTGCTGCCGCTACTCCGGGAAAATATTCGGAAATAAACCTGTAGATGAAGAAGCTCCTCAATCCCTTAAGAGTAGTGGCTCCCATTTGTCTCAGGTTGCCCACAACTGGTCCGCTCATTATCACCACCGGCAGGAAGAACAAAGACCTGAACAGCCTTCTCATCCTTATCGGACTGTTGAGCAGCAAGGCCAACAGTATGGAGAAGACCAGTACCATGGGTACAAAGAAAAGAAGCTCTGTCAGGTATCCCGGAAGGGCCAGCTTGAAATCCGGGTCTTTGAGCAATACATTCGTATAATTGGTAAAGCCGACATTATCCATCTCGATGCCGTCGAGCAGGAACCTGACCGTGCTTAGGCTGTAACGCATGGTTTCAAACAGAGGGTATGCGGTGAACACCATAAATCCCAATATCCATGGAGAGATAAATAGCCATCCGAACAATTGCCTCCTGTTTCTTCTAAAGCTTTTTCTCACCTGCTATCCCTCCTTCACTATTGCCGCGGATAGTCCGCCGAACGTCTGATTATTATATGTGTAGCTTTTATCCGTATAGTTGATTAATATGGTAGTTCCCCCTTCATATTCCACCAGAACAATGCCATCCTCCGGTACAAACCTTCTATTTATCGCCTTTCCCCTCACCTTGGATAAAATGTCATTTATGGCTTTATAATTTTCAATAATATACGGCTTCCAATCCTCATACCTGGAGGTATAAATATCGTTCAGGTTTGTCGAGGCCAGCTTGTTGGAGTATTGCTCCGTAAGCACATAGGATGGATATGCTCCGTAATCTATAAGCTTTAGCACATCCTCCACCGTGTTGGTGCCGAAATTAAGATTGGGAGCATAATAATCGATGCTTCCGCTTAAAACAATTTGCATGAAGGGCACCGTATCGGTTTCAAACACAAATTGGGAGGTCTGCATGGGTATATCATATACCGCGTCGGCATACCCGAACGCATAAGCATTGGGCTCATAGAGTGCCAACTTCCCTGTGTTTTCCTGGGCTGCCTCCAGTACGGATCTTATCTCCTCCACCATCTCATTTCTGTGTATTTCCCTGCCGCGTTTATAATCGGAAAAAAGATTTGTAGACACACCGCTCAGGGCAATGTTCCTCATGTATTGAGGTTTTTTGCCATAACCTTCCACAGCTTTCCTCACAGCATGTATATTAAGGTAATAAACATGGTTAAACAAAGGCTTCGTAACCTCAAATTTCTCCAGAATTCCTCCATCTATATGATAGGCCAGCCTGCTCTTGTCTATCTGATCCTCATATCCGCTTTGCACCTCTTGTCGGAGCATCAGTTCGCTGTTACCGGACACAAGCTTGTTGTACAGCTCTTCCATCTCTTTTTTACTGCCGATGGCGGGGTCTAATCTGAAGCTGTTCAACTTATGCCCGTTTACCCCTCCTTTTTCAAAACCCCACAGCACCACCGACAGGTCTTCAACACCATTGGCCCCCAATTCGTCTATCCACCGGCGCACATCCGCAATCCTTGTCATGATCTCATTCCTGTTGGTGATCAGCCCCTTGGTCGGTTCCGACATGATAGCCTCAATCTTCAATCTGACTGGAGTGCCCTCCTCAGCTTTCGAGCCCAGCATGCCTTTTTCCTTTAGCATTTCCCGGTAAGCTTTTGCCATGCCTACATAATCGGCATCCTCCCCTGACAGGAATATGTACTCTATGGCTGCATTTACAGTATTGCTTGTGGGCTGCAATGCTGTGAACGCTCCGCCGCTCTTGCTTGTAGGCTGGGTATACAGATCCCTGTAGATAAATTTTGCCCCAACCCAGGTAAAATCCGTTATCACCCCGGCAGGACTGGCTTCTATTTCCATAAACGCATCTCCGCTGGTTGCCACGGCCAGAAAGGCATTTTGCCTGCCCCCGTGAGCCGCTCCGAACACAGGCATATGAATCATCTTTTTGTCTGCCTGAAGGATTAACATTCCACCAGTTGCCGGACGTTTCATCGCATAGTCCGGACCATAGACCCTTTCGGAAAAGGATGAAATATATGTCCTTGGCTTCGAATACCTTATCAGCGCACCACAGCCATCCGGGATAAATACATATCCCGGTATTTCATCCGCCAGGGATGCCCCAAAGAACGGCATGATATATAATTTGTGCAGGATATTTTCCTTCTTCTGAACGATGCTTTCATCCGGCACACTTACCTTTATGCCCTTTTCCGTAAGCTCCACTTCCACAACGAGCTCTATTCCGGCTTCATAAAATTCCACCTTAGCCTTGAATCCCGATTCAGTTTTTGTTATTTCCGGCGCTTTGGCATTGCTGTGTTTAAGAGGCGACCGGCTTACCGATCCTGCCGGGTTTAGATATTCCGCCGTCAGGAGGGATGAAGCAATCCTTTGCCATTCAAAGTTCAATGACTGCATCTTGTTCTTAGGCACTGCGCTGGACCATACATAATTGTTGGATTTGTCCCGCACCTTCACTATCAGTGCCTGCTCATCCAAATACAGCTCAAATCTGGCATTTCGAGCGACAATATGGTCGGCTTCGGTTAATTCTGCACCCTTTGCGGCACCGACAGGGTCGGCCGAAACCCTCTTGATATTGGTAAACCTGGCTGAAGGTACAGGAGGTTCAATAATTTCGCTATCTTCTCCCGAGGTGGCAAAAGGAATGCCCACGATTAGCAGGATAAATACGAGCAGAAAACAGCTAACCCGCTTTAACACGCAACAACACCTCCACTACAATTTCCCTGATAAAAACCCAAAGCTGGTTTAACAGGAGATAGCCCATGGAAGCAGCGAGAACGGCAACACCCATGGAGAATAAAGTCATCAGTATGTTAAATACAGTAAACTTGAAGCTATATTCGTGTATTTCAATTATCATTAGCACTATGTTTATGATGCACCAGGCTATGACTGCTGTCGTGGCCGTGTTTATCAAAAACTGCTCGTTCAAGGTGGCAAAATTTGAAAAGAGTATGACTGGCGGCATTATGACAACCGCCGGGGAAAGGCAATAGGCAGTTCCAACATATATGTCCCGTACACTCCCGTTGCCGTCATTTATTGAACTGATAAAATAATTGCCCCCAATGAACAGTCCTACCACCACGATATATGTTACCAGAGTATTAAATAACGAATAATCTGCTATGTCCACCGAAAATATGAATCCGCCTGCCACCTGATATAATACCAGGATCACAAAAAACAAGATATATATCAAGCTTGCCGACAGATAAGTGCCTGTATGTCCATGCTTGACATTATAGGCATTGTCTATCGGATGCAGCATCGCATATTTAATACTGAGCATATCGTACACCAGCCTGTTGCTCATCACTTTGTGTCCGACATTCCTGAAAAACCGGAAAATTCTTTTTTCTCTGTCGATTAATTTTAACAGAGAAAATATAATGTACATCAAAAGCAGCAATACCAGAACATAGCCTAAATTCTTCTGCAGCCAGGCATTTCTTATCTCCCAGTATGCCGTGGAATAATAGCTTTTAACTTTCGCTATCCGGAAATGCTCCAGAGCTTCCTCATAGTTCTCCTCCTGCATGTAGGTCCTTCCCATGTACAGGTGGGCCAGAAAGGAAGTGTTGTTAAACTTCAGTACCTCCTTCCATATTCTCTTGCTTTCTTCATACCTTCCGTTGTTATAATCATCCAATGCCTTGTGTATGCCGGATTGTACGGGAGTTGGAGAAAATACCTGCACGAAAGCCTTCTGTTCATCCAGGACATACACATTGCTTTCCGAATCCACTCCAATTCCCCTTGGAACTTCAAACAGTCCTATCCTGTCCGTCTTGTCCGAATTTCCTCCGAATCTCGCTATAAGGTATCCGTCATAGGTTATTTCAGATATTGATCCGCTCGCTTCCAGAACATATATCCTGCCATCCTCCGTCACGCACATATCGGCAGGATCATTCAGCATTATCCTGGAGTCGGAGTTTTCAAACAAGTCCAACCCGCTTATGCTGTGCTTTTTCACATAAACCCCTTTTCCCATGTTTGTAGTATAAATCAACCCGTCGCTCCCCCTGAAAATATTGCCGAAGGATGGAGGCGTCCTGTTCAGAAAAGCTTTTTTCTGCTCAGCAGTAAGGAAAAGGTCCTGCAGCCTTTGAAAAAAGCTGACATTAACCTCATTGGAGGCGAAATATCCCAGGAAATCTCCGGAGGAGTTCATATGCACTATTCCGGCAGTCGAACCTTCGCTCACCAGATAGACTCCCCCGTCATCCGCCGCCGCGACTTTCTTGGGCCTGAAGCTTGAGTTTTTTCCAAAGTTGGGAGTCTCAGGCTTAGTGAATGTAAATTCCAGATTTCCATTCCCGTCAAATCTATATGCCTCGGCTTTGCCGAAATCAGCTACATATATCCTGCCTTCATTATCTGCAGCAACTCCGGTAGGCTCCTCAAGGATTCCTTCCCCTACCACCGTTACCGTGTTCGTATGAAGGTCCACCACTAATATGCGTTTATTTCCCTTATCGGCAATATACATCTTGTCGTCGGCTATATACAAATCCTGGGGCTCCTTAAGGCCCAGGTCAAGAAAGGCTCCCGACGGCAAGTAGGCGTCCTGGCCTATTTCAAACTTCTGATTGATGGTATATGTCACCGTATAACCGGTGGACTGGGTGGTGGATGCAAATACCGGCGTTTCATGCAGGCAAAAAAGCGTCAGCAGTGCATATATGATGATGTTTCTTATCCTGCGCATACATCCCACCTCCTACTTGATGCCCGAATGAGCCATAGTATTGATGACATTGCTCTGCATCAGTATAAATATTACAAGGTTGGGGATGAACAGGATAAGGGATGCCGCTGCCGCAATGCCCTGTCCTGCTACTGTATTGCCGGTCTGGGTAGTTATGGCCGACATATAGAAGGCAAAAGTTTTAAGGGCATCATCATTGACATAAAAGGTTGATGGCTCCGCTGTATTCCAGGACGACTGGAAAGCCA encodes the following:
- a CDS encoding carbohydrate ABC transporter permease, with the translated sequence MRKSFRRNRRQLFGWLFISPWILGFMVFTAYPLFETMRYSLSTVRFLLDGIEMDNVGFTNYTNVLLKDPDFKLALPGYLTELLFFVPMVLVFSILLALLLNSPIRMRRLFRSLFFLPVVIMSGPVVGNLRQMGATTLKGLRSFFIYRFISEYFPGVAAAPVLYIFDNAVLILWFCGVQILIFLSGLQKVDKNIYEAARVDGASGWQQLWKITMPMLKPFIFLNGVYTVVDVSMSSLNPVITVIKEGLFNIRKGFGFSAAASWIYFLIIVMAVIVVYLLFGREERTVAGKKTGTALQRKYVRRSRY
- a CDS encoding DUF5696 domain-containing protein, yielding MLKRVSCFLLVFILLIVGIPFATSGEDSEIIEPPVPSARFTNIKRVSADPVGAAKGAELTEADHIVARNARFELYLDEQALIVKVRDKSNNYVWSSAVPKNKMQSLNFEWQRIASSLLTAEYLNPAGSVSRSPLKHSNAKAPEITKTESGFKAKVEFYEAGIELVVEVELTEKGIKVSVPDESIVQKKENILHKLYIMPFFGASLADEIPGYVFIPDGCGALIRYSKPRTYISSFSERVYGPDYAMKRPATGGMLILQADKKMIHMPVFGAAHGGRQNAFLAVATSGDAFMEIEASPAGVITDFTWVGAKFIYRDLYTQPTSKSGGAFTALQPTSNTVNAAIEYIFLSGEDADYVGMAKAYREMLKEKGMLGSKAEEGTPVRLKIEAIMSEPTKGLITNRNEIMTRIADVRRWIDELGANGVEDLSVVLWGFEKGGVNGHKLNSFRLDPAIGSKKEMEELYNKLVSGNSELMLRQEVQSGYEDQIDKSRLAYHIDGGILEKFEVTKPLFNHVYYLNIHAVRKAVEGYGKKPQYMRNIALSGVSTNLFSDYKRGREIHRNEMVEEIRSVLEAAQENTGKLALYEPNAYAFGYADAVYDIPMQTSQFVFETDTVPFMQIVLSGSIDYYAPNLNFGTNTVEDVLKLIDYGAYPSYVLTEQYSNKLASTNLNDIYTSRYEDWKPYIIENYKAINDILSKVRGKAINRRFVPEDGIVLVEYEGGTTILINYTDKSYTYNNQTFGGLSAAIVKEG
- a CDS encoding glucoamylase family protein, with protein sequence MFLKRRISIGQLLEKEVKGCFEYFWNEADNSHRGAGYGLIHDRCPTHRGIASIAAVGFGLAALCIGAERGYRAYREIENRVSGTLDTLLNSAENCNGFFYHFLDMKTGKRAWNCEVSIIDTAIAICGAISAGEYFGGKIKEKAEAIYRRVDWKWYVDASCNQFYMGYKPEGGFWGHWDEYAEQLMLYFLGSASPTHPTDPGMFYAYPRTEGYYGEIGPVIHSTSGSLFVYQFSHAFFDLRNKQDSLGVDWWQNSVNATLANRQYCIDNSDIFRTYGENAWGLTACDGPGGYSGIYGAPPRKTEKLFGNIHYGNDGTVPPCGPAGSMVFDPEHAQEVLIYMYENHPRLWGKYGFKDALNTSVSPVWYARDYVGIDKGISMLMIENYRSGFIWNVFMKNSFVRKGMELCQVTEKSGLLMV
- a CDS encoding carbohydrate ABC transporter permease, producing the protein MGKFMMPEVKRDIILPRGKLHSIKKYGDIPGRIVQHLLLIGIGFVFVYPILLMLAESTKDTYDLINPLVQWIPTKIYVSNFIKAWTVLGGFKTLLISSGYMLMVAAAQTLSSALIGYGFAKFNFRFKNVVFLLMIATFIIPDQVTFMPRYLTFKAYGMLRTIMPFFVPALLGQGIKSAIFILIFFQFFRMSPKALDEAAQIDGAGVFRVFSRINLPSAVPAIIVVFIFSFVWHWNETYLADLYFETSIRTFPLALEKFTEYYAKMFPVTDATNPLMRLNEGVRMAGTLLCIAPLLLLYALVEGKLVESIDRSGITGE
- a CDS encoding YIP1 family protein translates to MRRIRNIIIYALLTLFCLHETPVFASTTQSTGYTVTYTINQKFEIGQDAYLPSGAFLDLGLKEPQDLYIADDKMYIADKGNKRILVVDLHTNTVTVVGEGILEEPTGVAADNEGRIYVADFGKAEAYRFDGNGNLEFTFTKPETPNFGKNSSFRPKKVAAADDGGVYLVSEGSTAGIVHMNSSGDFLGYFASNEVNVSFFQRLQDLFLTAEQKKAFLNRTPPSFGNIFRGSDGLIYTTNMGKGVYVKKHSISGLDLFENSDSRIMLNDPADMCVTEDGRIYVLEASGSISEITYDGYLIARFGGNSDKTDRIGLFEVPRGIGVDSESNVYVLDEQKAFVQVFSPTPVQSGIHKALDDYNNGRYEESKRIWKEVLKFNNTSFLAHLYMGRTYMQEENYEEALEHFRIAKVKSYYSTAYWEIRNAWLQKNLGYVLVLLLLMYIIFSLLKLIDREKRIFRFFRNVGHKVMSNRLVYDMLSIKYAMLHPIDNAYNVKHGHTGTYLSASLIYILFFVILVLYQVAGGFIFSVDIADYSLFNTLVTYIVVVGLFIGGNYFISSINDGNGSVRDIYVGTAYCLSPAVVIMPPVILFSNFATLNEQFLINTATTAVIAWCIINIVLMIIEIHEYSFKFTVFNILMTLFSMGVAVLAASMGYLLLNQLWVFIREIVVEVLLRVKAG